Part of the Candidatus Goldiibacteriota bacterium HGW-Goldbacteria-1 genome is shown below.
TTTACATTATCGCGCCGCTTTTTCCGGGGTATAAAGACAAAAATAAATATGTGATAAGGATTAAATCGCATCATATATTTTTTGACCCGCAGGACAGGCTTTCAAATCCGTTTTCCCTGTCCATGAGCAGAAAGATAAAAAAAGAGATTCTGGCCAGAAAATTTGATGTTTTTCATACCCAGACGCCTTTCGCGCTGGGGTTAAGCGCTATTTTCTGGGCAAAGCAGACAGGCTGCCCGGTGATTAACACGTATCACACGCTCTTTGAATCTTATGTCCATTACCTTAAATTCGTGCCGCAGATGATATCTATAAGCATGGCGCGCAGGATAAGCCGCTGGTACTGTAACAGGATGGACCTTGTAATTGCCCCCACAAGAAGGATGAAAACGCTTCTTGAAAGCTATAAGATAAGGGAGCGCATAGAAGTGGTGCCGACCGGCATTAAGATGAGCAAACCCATGAAGAATATATGCAAAATATTCTGTGAAAAATATCCGCAGATAAAAAAGGGTATTAACCTGCTTTACATGGGGCGGCTTGAAAAAGAAAAGAATATAGATTTCCTTTTTTACGCGCTTAAACGGCTTGTTAAAACAAATAAGGATATTAAACTGTTAATGGCAGGCAGCGGGTATGATGAAGCCCGATTAAAAGACCTTGTTAAAGTAATGGGAATAGAAAAACATGTAATTTTTCTTGGAACTTATACAAACCTACAGCGTCCGAATATACTGTCGCTTGCGGATATTTTTGTTTTTTCGTCCGTTACAGAGACGCAGGGGCTGGTTATACTGGAAGCGCTGTCAGCGGGAGTTCCCGTAGTTGCGGTAAAAAGGATGGGCGTGGCAGAGGTAATGGAAGGCAATAAAGGCGGCATTCTGACAGAACTTTCAATTGATAAATTTGTAGCCGCCGTAAATAAGATGATTACGGATAAAAAGTTTTACGCACAGAAGAAAAAGGAAGCACTGCTTCACGCGAAAGAATGGGAATCATCCGCGATGGCAAAAAAGATGTTATCGTTGTATAAAGAAACAATTGCGGAATATAAAAAGAGCCCTAAAACGAAAGGAGAATTATAATGAAAAATAGAAAAGTATTGCTTTGCTTAATGGCGGCGGTATTATCGGTTATGTTCTTTGCGTGTACAAAAGCGCCGGAAAAATATAAAGTTACAATAATAGAAAAGTTTGATTCGCACTGCGGCTCGTGCACCCTTATGAACCCTATAATCGCGCAGGTGGAAAAAAAGTATAAAGGGCAGGTTAAGGTTATTAAATACGACCTTGGCATCCCCGAAGATTATGAGGCTTCAAAGAAGTATAATATTGACAGGATACCGGCGTTTATATTTCTTGATGAGGATGGCAATGAATTTTTCAGAAATGCCGGGGTAATGGACCTTGTTCAGATAGAAAATCAGCTAAAGCTTAAGGGTGTAACCGTAAAATGAGGGCAAATACTTCCCCCAGGCAGCCAAAATTTAAAGGGGCCGTGCCTAAAGGCGCGGCATCAGGTACTGCGGTCAGGAAGTTTGGCACGAAAAATCTTATAAAAAGCACAAAAGGAAAACAAAACTATGGCAGGTAAAAAAGTAATTGAGGGATTAGAGGAAACTTCCGCGGATAAAAAGAAAAACAATGAAATAGCAAAGCTGAAAAAGATTATAGCGGAAAAGAATATGGAAATAGAGACGCTTACCAAAATAAGCAAAACAATAGTATCGGGGCAGTATCTTGAAGAGATACTTCACCTTGTGGCCACATTAACCGCGCAGATGACGGATTCCAAGATTTGTTCCATAATGCTTGTGGATGAAGAAAAACAGGAGCTTAAGATAATAGCCACCCAGTCGCTTAGCAAAGAGTACAGGGATAAAAATCCGCTTAAAGTGGGCGAAGGAATATCCGGCTACGCTGTTCAGACAAAAAAGCCTATAGCCGTGTATGATATACAGGTTGAACCAAGGTATTTTTATAAGGAAATAATGAAAAAAGAGGGCATGAAATCAATGCTTGCAGTACCTATGGAAGTCCGCGGCAAGGTTATAGGGGTTATTGATGTTTACACCGTGGTTAAACACAAATATACGGCTGAAGAAATAAGCATATTAAGCGCGGTTGCCAACCAGGCGGCTATAAGCATTGATAATATGAACTTAAAGGAAGAAGCGTTAATGGCAAAAGAGGCGCTTGAAACCCGCAAGCTGATAGAACGCGCCAAGGGTGTTCTGATGAAAAACGGGAAGTTAACGGAAGATCAGGCACACAAAGCCATACATAAAAAGTCAATGGACTCCCGCAAGAGCATGAAAGAAATCGCCGAAGCCATCCTTCTGGCCTCGGAAATGCAGAAGTGATTAAGGCATAAACTATAAGCAGATAAGCAGTTAAACATAAGCGAAATATTATATAAAGGTTTGGCAGACGCACCTTTTAAGGCACGGTAGTTGTTTTTTTAGTGTTATTATTTAATGATTTGCAAACCGGATCAAATACACGCACCCTAAAGGGTGCGGCTACCAGAACGAAAAAAATCCCCCTTGAAAAAAGATAATTTAATGTTTGGTAGGCGCACCTTTTAAGGTGCGGCAGTTGTTTTTTTTAGTTTGATTATTTAATGATTTGCAAACCGTATCAAGAACGCGCGGGCTAAAGACCCGCGTCTACCAAAGCGAGAGAATTAAAGCAAAAACCTGCGGCGGTAAAAACGAAACGTCCGACCTTCCGACCTTCCGACCTTCCGAGCCTCCGAGCCTCCGAGCTGCCGAGCTGCCGAGCTGCCGAGCTGCCGAGCTGCCGAGCTGCCGAGCTGCCGTCTTAATCAGTAAACTTCAACTTGAATGTTTTGGATATTTTGTTATAATTTACCGATTGAAAAAAACTCCCGGATACAAAGGTGTAGACGGGCGTACTAAAATATCTTAGTCGGCACACCGGTGTGCCTGCGGCATTGCTGCTGCGGAAGAAAATTAATCTAATATGAAGCAGGAGGAACAAATGTCATACGTACAGAATGTTATTGAAATAGTAAAAAAACGCAATCCCAACGAACCGGAATTTTTACAGGCGGTAACAGAAGTTCTTGAATCGCTTGAACCTGTAATTGCAAAGAACAAGAAATATGAAGACCACAACATACTTGAAAGAATTGTAGAACCGGAAAGACAGATAATATTCAGGGTGCCATGGGTTGATGATAAAGGAAACGTACGCGTTAACCGCGGTTTCCGTTTTCAGTTTAACAGCGCTCTTGGGCCATACAAAGGCGGAATCCGCTTACATCCTTCAGTAAACGCTTCCATCCTTAAATTTTTAGGTTTTGAACAGGTATTCAAAAACTCGCTTACCACTTTGCCGATGGGCGGAGCCAAAGGCGGTTCTGATTTTGATCCCAAAGGCAAATCGGATAATGAAGTAATGCGTTTTGTACAGTCCTTTATGACGGAACTTTTCCGCCACATCGGGCCGGACACAGACGTTCCCGCAGGCGACATTGGAACAGGCGGACGTGAAATTGGTTATATGTTTGGACAGTACAAAAGGCTTGCCAATGAATTCACAGGCGTGCTTACAGGCAAAAACTTAAAATGGGGCGGCTCTTTAATACGCCCTGAAGCAACCGGATACGGCTGCGTTTATTTCGCGGAAGAAATGCTTAAGACAAAGAATGATTCCATTAAAGGCAAGACCTGCCTTGTTTCCGGTTCCGGCAACGTGGCGCAGTACACAGTAGAAAAAATTAATGATCTTGGCGGCAAGGCCGTAACGCTTTCTGATTCGGACGGCACAATTTATGACAAAGACGGAATCACGGCGGAAAAACTTGCGTTTGTTATGGAACTTAAGAATGTAAAACGCGGACGTATCAAAGAATACGCTGATAAGTACAAATGCGAATTTTTCGCGGGCAAAAGGCCGTGGGGAATTAAAGCGGACTGTGCTTTCCCAAGCGCGACACAGAACGAAGTTGATGTAAATGACGCGAAGGCCCTTATTGCCAACGGCTGCAAACTTGTAAGCGAAGGCGCGAACATGCCTTCCACACCGGAAGCAATTGAAGTTTATCTGTCAAACAAGATTCTTTACGGGCCGGGAAAAGCCGCAAACGCGGGCGGAGTTGCAACATCCGGCCTTGAAATGAGCCAGAATTCGCTCAGGCTTTCATGGACACGCGAAGAAGTAGACGTTAGGCTCCACAACATAATGATTGCTATTCACAAACAGTGCATTGACGCTTCCACACAGTACGGCCAGCCCGGTAACTACGTAATGGGCGCAAACATAGCCGGATTCGTAAAAGTGGCGGATTCAATGATAGAGCAGGGTGTAGTTTAGTATTAAAGGCTGTTATCAACTTAAGGGGGGCGGTTAAGCGCCCCCCTTAATATAAATCAGGCAGTAATTTGATCCGATATACAGGGAGGTCTTAATGTATAAAATTGTTGAAAAAAAAGCACTGACTAAAGATATTAAAATGCTGGCGGTTGAAGCGCCGGATGTGGTTTTTAACGCCAAAGCGGGCAACTTTTTTGTTGTTATTCCGGATGAAAAAGGCGAAAGAATTCCGCTTACAATTTATGACTGGAATAAAGAAACAGGGGTCTTATACATGATTTTCCAGGAAATAGGGTTATCAACCGTGAAACTTGGAAAATTAAATGTCGGCGATAATATTTACGCGGTGGCCGGGCCGTTTGGAAAGCACTTTCATTCAAAAAAATACGGAAAAGTGGCAGTGGTAGGCGGAGGGGTGGGCGTGCCCGCAATTTTTCCGATAGCGCGTCAGTTAAAAGAGGACGGCAATAAAGTCTCTTCTATTATAGGATACAGGACAAAAGACCTTGTGATACTTGAAGAAGAAATGAAGTCGGTTTCTGATGAACTTCTGCTTGCTACAAATGACGGTTCTGCCGGGCAGAAAGGCTTTGTTACCGATATTCTTAAAAATTTAATTGAAAGCGATAACAGGCCGGACCTTGTGGTGGCAGTAGGCCCCGTGGTCATGATGAAAGCGGTGTCTGACCTTACAAAAAATTACAATCTTCCCACTGTGGTCAGCTTAAACGCCATGATGGTTGATGCAACCGGAATGTGCGGCGGATGCAGGGTGACGGTAGGCGGGGAAGTTAAATTCGCGTGTGTGGACGGGCCGGATTTTGACGGGCATAAAGTTGATTTCAACCAGCTGACAAGCAGGCTTGCGGCTTATAAAGATGAAGAAAAAACATCGGCAGATCACCACTGCAGGCTTGATAATGGTATTAAGGAGGCTTTCGATGGCAGAAAATAATGTTCCAAAAGCTAAAAGGCCGCGCATCAAAGTAAGGCAGCAGGAATCCGCGGACAGGATAAAGAATTTTAACGAAGTGCCTTTTGGTTATAACGAAGAAGAAGCAATTGAAGAGGCGAACCGCTGCCTTCAGTGCAAGAACCCCACCTGTATTTCCGGTTGCCCGGTAAATATTAATATCAAGGAATTTATCAGGCAGATTACCATAAAGGATTTTAAGGGTGCAATTGATACCATAAAATTAGATTCCAGCCTGCCTGCTGTATGCGGAAGGGTTTGCCCGCAGGAAGAACAGTGCGAACACGCCTGCGTTATGCTTAAGACCAAAAATCCCATTAATATCGGCGCGCTGGAACGTTTTGCGGCAGACTGGGAAACACAGAATACAAAACCTGTGCCTGCGTCAATTAATAAAATTAAGGATAAAGACGGCAATCCAATTAAAATAGCCATTGCAGGCGCCGGGCCAGCCGGATTGACCGTAGCAGGGGACCTTGCAAAAATGGGTTATTCTCCTGTAGTGTTTGAAGCCATGCATCTTGCGGGCGGTGTTTTAATTTATGGTATTCCTGAATTCCGCCTGCCAAAGGCAATAGTTCAGGGCGAAGTGGATTATTTAAAGAGCCTGGGCGTTGAATTTAAATTGAACGTGGTGGTTGGAAAATCTTATACGGTTGAAGATGTATTTAAACTTGGATACAAAGCTCTTTTTGTCGGTGTAGGCGCAGGAACACCCATGTTTCTTGGGATTCCCGGCGAACAGGCAAAAGGTGTGTATTCGGCAAATGAATTTTTAACAAGAATAAACGCGATGAAAGCATACAGGTTTCCGGAATATGATACACCTGTTAAACTTGGAAAAAAAGTGGCGGTAGTGGGCGCCGGCAACGTGGCAATGGACGCGGCAAGATGGTCTTTAAGGCTGCCCGGTGTTGAAGAAGTTTACATAGTTTACAGGCGGTCAGAAGATGAAATGCCCGCAAGGATAGAAGAAAAAGAACGCGCAAAAGAGGAAGGCATTATCTTTAAACTTTTAACTAACCCGATAGCTGTCATGGAAAATGAACAGGGTTGGGTGAAATCCTTAAAATGCATAAAAATGGAGCTTGGCGAACCGGATGAATCGGGCAGAAGAAAACCGGTTGCTGTCGCGGGCTCTGATTTTGAAATAGAAGTGGATACCGTAATATCCGCGCTTGGAACCAAAGCAAATAAACTTATGACTTCTGATATTGCGGGGCTTAAACTTAATAAATGGGGATATATTGAAGCTGATCCGGAAACGGGCGCTACTTCGCTTCCCGGAATATTTGCAGGCGGAGATATTTCCACAGGGTCTTCAACTGTAATTGCGGCTATGGGCGCGGGAAAGAAAGCGGCAAAAGGGATAGATGCTTTTATCAAAGAAACGGTTTTAAAAAACTGATGAAGTTTTGTCAGTGAAGGCGGAGAGTAAATGGCAGAAGATTCAGTAATTGCGGTTGCGGCGGCAAATTTCGCGCATACTTTTCCTTCACAGGTATTAACTTATATAACCAAATGCGTGAAGCCGGGGCAGAATATAACCAGGCTTCAGACATACGGAATGGCTGACGGTAATGACAAACTTTTAAAGGCGCTTGATAAAATAAAGCCGTCCGCTTTAATAGGGGTAAGCATTGATGTTCCTGCCGCAATAGTGGCCGAATACAGGGCTAAAAAAGTTCCTGTTATCCTTATTGACGCAGAATGCGAAGGCGCGTCCACGGTGACAACCGATAATATGGCGGGCGGATATATAGCGGGCGCTTATCTTGCCAAACAGGGAAGAAAAAATATTGCAATGGTTTCCGGCCGCATGAATGTGGAAGGCGGCTTTAACGCGAAAAAACGTTATGCGGGTTTTTTGCAGGCGTTAAAAGAAAGCGGTGTTGAATTTAACCCGAAATTTCTTGCGGAAGTTATAAGTTATTCATATAGTGAAGGCACCGAAGCAATGCAGAAATTTATTAAAGACGGAATTCAGCCCGACGCGGTTTTTTGTGCCGCCGGCGATATGTGTGCAATGGGGATATTGAAATCAATAAGGGAACTTAAAATGGCAATTCCTGAAACTATCGCGCTTGTGGGTTACGATGATATAGACGCCGCAAAGACCTGCAAACCCGCACTTACCACAATAAGGCAGCCTATTGAAGAAATGGCGGTTAATGCCTATATGATGGCGGTTGATGAAGCAGAGGAATTAATTAAAAATCCGAAGAAGAAAATATTCAAACCGGAGCTGGTGAAAAGGGAAAGCGCGTGAATTAGAGGCTTGGAGGCTTGGAAGGTCGGAAGGTCGGCAATACAACGACGCGGAAATAGAAGAGCATAGCAGTTCGGGGAAATTAATCTAAAAAATCAGACTAAAAATAATCACACATAGTACTACTTTATACGTCATTATTGTTGGTTTATGGGTGTTTTGCAGTTAAGAAGAGTGTTTCACATAGTTGAACGCATAAAATTATTGACAAAACACTTTTGGCTGTGTTAAATTAGTTTCATTATTTGAGATATACAATTTCAGTTCTTCAACAGTCTAATGGTTTTTTGGGATTCTATGTGAAATAAATTACAATGATTTGATTTCTACTAACAATATGCTATAAATTAAATTGATCAACATACTATTCTGCACAAGGAGGCATTATGAGTCAGGGAAAAACTGTCCTAAAAGAAAAGAAAAAAGTCAGTGATTTTATTGATACAAAAAAGTTGGACGCAATCATCGCAAGCTACGATGGGAAACAGGGGAAATTGCTTGGTATTCTGGAACAGGCACAGGAAGCGGTAAAATACAAATACCTTCCTGAAGAGGTTTTAAATTACATCGCGTTAAAAACAGGTGTTCCATTATCAA
Proteins encoded:
- a CDS encoding thioredoxin, with translation MKNRKVLLCLMAAVLSVMFFACTKAPEKYKVTIIEKFDSHCGSCTLMNPIIAQVEKKYKGQVKVIKYDLGIPEDYEASKKYNIDRIPAFIFLDEDGNEFFRNAGVMDLVQIENQLKLKGVTVK
- a CDS encoding histidine kinase, encoding MEIETLTKISKTIVSGQYLEEILHLVATLTAQMTDSKICSIMLVDEEKQELKIIATQSLSKEYRDKNPLKVGEGISGYAVQTKKPIAVYDIQVEPRYFYKEIMKKEGMKSMLAVPMEVRGKVIGVIDVYTVVKHKYTAEEISILSAVANQAAISIDNMNLKEEALMAKEALETRKLIERAKGVLMKNGKLTEDQAHKAIHKKSMDSRKSMKEIAEAILLASEMQK
- a CDS encoding NADP-specific glutamate dehydrogenase, yielding MSYVQNVIEIVKKRNPNEPEFLQAVTEVLESLEPVIAKNKKYEDHNILERIVEPERQIIFRVPWVDDKGNVRVNRGFRFQFNSALGPYKGGIRLHPSVNASILKFLGFEQVFKNSLTTLPMGGAKGGSDFDPKGKSDNEVMRFVQSFMTELFRHIGPDTDVPAGDIGTGGREIGYMFGQYKRLANEFTGVLTGKNLKWGGSLIRPEATGYGCVYFAEEMLKTKNDSIKGKTCLVSGSGNVAQYTVEKINDLGGKAVTLSDSDGTIYDKDGITAEKLAFVMELKNVKRGRIKEYADKYKCEFFAGKRPWGIKADCAFPSATQNEVDVNDAKALIANGCKLVSEGANMPSTPEAIEVYLSNKILYGPGKAANAGGVATSGLEMSQNSLRLSWTREEVDVRLHNIMIAIHKQCIDASTQYGQPGNYVMGANIAGFVKVADSMIEQGVV
- a CDS encoding ferredoxin-NADP reductase; translation: MYKIVEKKALTKDIKMLAVEAPDVVFNAKAGNFFVVIPDEKGERIPLTIYDWNKETGVLYMIFQEIGLSTVKLGKLNVGDNIYAVAGPFGKHFHSKKYGKVAVVGGGVGVPAIFPIARQLKEDGNKVSSIIGYRTKDLVILEEEMKSVSDELLLATNDGSAGQKGFVTDILKNLIESDNRPDLVVAVGPVVMMKAVSDLTKNYNLPTVVSLNAMMVDATGMCGGCRVTVGGEVKFACVDGPDFDGHKVDFNQLTSRLAAYKDEEKTSADHHCRLDNGIKEAFDGRK
- the gltA gene encoding glutamate synthase (NADPH), homotetrameric translates to MAENNVPKAKRPRIKVRQQESADRIKNFNEVPFGYNEEEAIEEANRCLQCKNPTCISGCPVNINIKEFIRQITIKDFKGAIDTIKLDSSLPAVCGRVCPQEEQCEHACVMLKTKNPINIGALERFAADWETQNTKPVPASINKIKDKDGNPIKIAIAGAGPAGLTVAGDLAKMGYSPVVFEAMHLAGGVLIYGIPEFRLPKAIVQGEVDYLKSLGVEFKLNVVVGKSYTVEDVFKLGYKALFVGVGAGTPMFLGIPGEQAKGVYSANEFLTRINAMKAYRFPEYDTPVKLGKKVAVVGAGNVAMDAARWSLRLPGVEEVYIVYRRSEDEMPARIEEKERAKEEGIIFKLLTNPIAVMENEQGWVKSLKCIKMELGEPDESGRRKPVAVAGSDFEIEVDTVISALGTKANKLMTSDIAGLKLNKWGYIEADPETGATSLPGIFAGGDISTGSSTVIAAMGAGKKAAKGIDAFIKETVLKN